One part of the Vicia villosa cultivar HV-30 ecotype Madison, WI linkage group LG6, Vvil1.0, whole genome shotgun sequence genome encodes these proteins:
- the LOC131613735 gene encoding uncharacterized protein LOC131613735 — MILTEYDIQYTTQKAIKSSVIADYLAHQPVDDYQSMHFEFPDEDEGPEPGVRWTLAFDGASNALGNGIGAVLTSPTGFHNPFTARICFGCTNNVAEYEACIYGIEVAIDLRITNLAVYGDSALVISQINRDWETRHPKLIPYREHVMKLAQYFDEITFDHIPREENHLADALATLASMFKVKWDNEGPSIVIKRLDEPAFCGVIDNVPDEKPWFYDIKRFLETQEYPEGVSLTDRKTLKRLSSKFFLAGGETPFSLVYGMEAILPVEVEIPSLRVLTDVKVSEADWV; from the exons atgatcttgacagaatatgacatacAATACACTACTCAAAAGGCCATTAAAAGTAGTGTGATTGCTGATTATCTTGCGCATCAACCTGTGGATGATTACCAGTCTATGCactttgagtttcctgatgaGGAT gaaggacctgaaccaggggtgCGATGGACGCTTGCGTTTGATGGTGCTTCTAATGCGTTGGGTAATGGTATTGGGGCTGTTCTTACTTCTCCGACAGGTTTTCATAATCCATTCACGGCCAGGATTTGTTTTGGTTGTACTAATAATGTGGCTGAATATGAGGCTTGCATATATGGTATTGAGGTTGCCATTGATTTGAGGATTACAAATCTCgcagtttatggagattctgctttggtgattAGTCAAATCAACAGAGATTGGGAAACGCGCCACCCCAAATTGATTCCTTATAGAGAACATGTTATGAAATTGGCTCAATATTTCGATGAGATCACCTTTGATCACATCCCTCGAGAGGAAAATCACTTGGCTGATGCTTTGGCCACTttagcatccatgttcaaagttaaATGGGACAACGAAGGGCCTTCAATTGTGATCAAAAGGTTGGATGAGCCCGCATTCTGTGGCGTTATTGATAACGTGCCTgatgagaaaccatggttttacgACATTAAGAGATTTCTGGAGACCCAAGAGTATCCTGAGGGTGTTTCCCTTACGGATAGGAAAACTCTGAAGAGATTATCTTCCAAGTTCTTCCTTGCTGGAG GGGAAACTCCTTTCTCAttggtatatggcatggaagcaatCCTTCCGGTTGAGGtcgagattccttcattaagggtatTGACAGATGTGAAGGTCAGTGAAGCTGATTGGGTTTAG